One part of the Vitis riparia cultivar Riparia Gloire de Montpellier isolate 1030 chromosome 15, EGFV_Vit.rip_1.0, whole genome shotgun sequence genome encodes these proteins:
- the LOC117931912 gene encoding uncharacterized protein LOC117931912 codes for MRPIDGVITLPPIDPNRVLQPHQNALILTLGINDFDVRQILVDPGSSADLLQMFTFKQMGFPSSTLENPRRILSGFNRASTTSLGDVMLPVQAGPIILNVQFFMVEDLSSFNAIMGRTWLHGMKVIPSTYHQMVSYLTEDGQINLYGS; via the coding sequence ATGCGCCCAATAGATGGGGTAATCACCTTGCCCCCAATAGACCCCAATCGGGTGTTACAGCCACATCAAAACGCCCTCATTCTAACACTAGGGATCAATGATTTTGATGTAAGACAGATTTTAGTTGATCCAGGCAGTTCAGCTGACCTGTTACAAATGTTCACATTTAAACAGATGGGGTTCCCATCATCAACTCTGGAAAATCCTAGGCGAATACTATCAGGATTTAACAGAGCTTCTACCACATCTCTGGGTGATGTCATGTTGCCCGTCCAAGCCGGGCCAATTATCCTGAACGTACAATTTTTTATGGTTGAAGACTTGTCCTCATTCAATGCCATCATGGGGCGCACATGGCTACATGGCATGAAGGTTATTCCCTCTACATATCACCAAATGGTGAGTTATCTAACCGAAGACGGACAGATCAACCTTTATGGAAGCTAG